The Blautia luti nucleotide sequence CACAATCCCATGATGTTCTTCAGATAGCGAAAACGTCCTGCATAACCGCCTTCATTTGTGAAGTTCATCTCACAGCTCTTCTCAGAGCAGTCTGCTTCTTTTCTCTCAATTCCCATCAGTGACCATGTACCGGAACTGATATAGATAAAATCGTCGTCATTTGCAGGAACTGCCAGTACAGCAGAGCCTGTATCATGTGTAGCAGGTGCTACCACTTCCAGATCAAAGCCTACTTCCGCTTTAATCTCTTCTGTCAGATGTCCGATGCTTGTACCAGGCATGATCAGTTTCTGGAATATCTTCTTCGGATATCCAAGCATATCAATCAGTTCATAATCCCAGTCCTTAGTAGTCGGGCATACAAGCTGTCCTGTAGTTGCTTCCGTATATTCACAGGTTTTTTCCCCTGTAAGCAGGAAATGGAAGTAATCCGGTACATGGAGAAGTGTTTCTGCCTGTTCCAGATATTCCGGATGTTTCTTCTTCACTGCCATCAGCTGATAAACGGTGTTAAAAATTGCTTTCTGGATACCGGTTCTCGCATAGAGATCTTTCAGAGAAATAATCTTATAAACTTCTTCATCCATGCCATCTGTACGATGATCACGATATCCAACTGTATTTCCAAGAACCTGATCATTCTTATCCAGAAGTACGAAGTCTACGCCCCAGGTATCTACGCCCATGCTTACCGGGATCTTACCGATCTCTTTGCATTTCTTCAGACCGTTTACAACCTCTTTGAAAAGGCGGTCAAATTCCCAGCAAAGCTCTCCGTCCTTCTTTACCATTCCGTTTTCGAAACGGTAAATCTCTTCCAGAACCATTTTTCCGTTTTCCATATGTCCAAGAATGTGGCGTCCGCTGGATGCTCCGATATCTACTGCCAAATAATATGCTGCCATTGTAAATCCTCCTCAATATATGAATTTTAATTACGCTCTTCATATCTGATGCCTTTATTTTACCCCACAGAGTTCTTTCGGGTAAGAACCTTGTTTGTCCAAAAAAGGTCCTTATTTGCAAAATCTGGTGGTCATCATGATTTCTGAGCCTGCTCTTTTTCTTCTCGTTCTTTTTTTACTTTCTCTCTCTGTTTCGTAAGATCATAGTAATCATCTGTTAGAAAACCGTGTCTGCGCATGGCATCAAATACCTGTTTCTGGGCAGGCGTCATTTTCATTCCAATAGAATTATTATAATCAGTCAGGACACAGCCGGTCTTCTCGATCAGCCAGAACAGAGGGGAATCATCCTCCGGGATCATTTTCCAGATCTCATCTTCTGTCTCAGGAAACAGTGCCATAAGACCATGAAGGTGTCCTTTGGTGATTCTGTGATAATCCCCGTCCGGAAGGATCAGTCCGTCAGAGAAATTCTCATCCTTATATTTCATTTCTTCCAGTAATTCTTCTGTCACTTTCATTGTCTATCTCTCCCATATTGTCTTTTTTATTACTCCTAATTATACGTATCTGACAGGCACTGTGCAAGTTCAGTAATTACTTTGTGAAAAATTAACGCCGCACCACCCATATGGCAGTGCGGCGTCTTTTTAATTAGTACTCAATTATGAATTTCCGTATGGATTAGTCATAAAGGTTCGGAGCGATCTCTTCGTCGTCCATGTTTGTAGAATCATACCAGTAACCATCTGTAGGAACATCTTCAAGTTCCTGTCCGTTAGCTGCTGCTGTCAGAGCGTAGATTGCATAGTAGCCCATCATCAGAGGAGACTGTGTAACAGCACCTAAGAATGTTCCGTCCTGAACTGCTGCTTTGATGATAGAACCAGCATCAAAACCAACACCAACAACATCACCGTTAGCCGGGTCAGATCCAAGAACATTCAGGTTAGCGTTAGCTGCAAGAACACCTTCTGCTGCTGTCTGGTTGGAACCAAAGATAGCGATGCAGTTTTCCTGAGAAAGGATTGCCTGAGCCTCTGTTGAGCAAAGCTCTACAGTTGTCTGTGCCGGAACAGCTACCTGGATAACAACGTCTGCGTCTGCTTCTTCTGCATCTGCACCTTTAGCTGCGTTTACATAGAACTCATTACCTTTAACTGCAACTGTTTTTCCGTCAGCCTGAAGCAGTTCGATCATTTTGTCAATAAATCCGCCGCCACGCTGCTGGATATTCTGAGCTGTAGCATCCTGGTTAACTTCACCGATGATAACCTGTCCTTCTGCATTAGCTACAACATCTTTAATCGCATTGTACATGTTTTCAGCAGCTACAGAACCAGCCTGTGTGTTATCTGTACAAACTTCACAAACTACAGATCCTTCCGGAGCATCAGCAACACCTGTATCGAATGTTACTACCGGGATTCCTTTGTCTGCGCACTCCTGAAGTGCATCGAGAACAGAAGATGTATCGCATGCAGCAAGTCCTAAACCAGCCGGATTAGAAGCGATTGCTGTGTTGATCATATTAACCTGGTCAGCGATATCAGATTCACTGTTTGGTCCCTGTGCTTTATAAGTAACACCAAGTTCATCAGCAGCTTTCTTCATACCTTCCTGAGCTGCATCCCAGTATGTAGACTGGAAAGATTTAACCATCATCGGGAAATCATAAGCTTCATTAGCTTTCAGATCTTTGAACTGTTCCGGCATATCAGCTGCCATAACGCTTGATGCGGACATTCCTGCTACCATTGCTGCACACATAACTAATGCGATCACTTTTTTTGCTTTCATTTAAAACTTCCTCCTTTTAAATATACATTAATATAGTTTTTTTTTATAATGATACCCCGGAAGCTTCCTCTTTTTTCGTTCCTGGCCTTCCCCAAAATTGCCTTTGACAATACTGTCACTGAACATCCCTGGAAGCCTTCCGTTGTTTCATATCCATAAGAATTTTTTAATATAAATACTGTATTATTTTGTTGCTGCTTTCTTTTCTTTCATGATATCGATCAGGACTGCGACGATCAGAACCACACCTGTGATGATCTGCTGCCAGTTTGCCTGAAGTCCTACATATGGAAGACCTGTCTTCAAAAGCATGATAACGAAAATACCTGCTAATGTACCAACTACTGATCCATAACCGCCGGTCGCTGCCACACCACCTACGAATACACCGCCGATGGCATCCATCTCAAGACCTGCGCCTGTACCAGGCTGTACAGTTGGTGTAACTGCTGCATATGCAATAGCTGCAAGACCTGTGAACAGTCCGCACACTACATATACCATAACATGATAGAATTTAACATTGATTCCGGAAAGAGCTGCTGCTTCTTTATTGGAACCGATCGCGATGGTGTAACGTCCGAATTTCGTATGGTTCAGTACATATTCCATCACGAGAACCAGAATGATCATCCACAGGAAACCGATTGGATAACGGGAAGCACTTCTTCCTGTTCCGATCGTCAGTTTGAAAATTGAATGAAACCATCCACCATCCTGTGTAAGTCCCGGCCAAGGTGTGGCACTGCACAGGGAACCTGCGCCTCGGGTGATCATACAGGTACAAAGGGTTGCTAAGAACGGTGGCAGATTCATGATACCGATCAGTACACCGTTCGCTGCGCCTACAACTACTCCAAGTACAATACAGATCAGCATTGCAAGTGCAACCGGGAGGTTATTATTTCTTACCAGAGATCCTGCGATCAGTGCGTAACATACCATACCAGTTCCGATTGACAGGTCTACACCGCCTGTGATAAGCGGGAATGTAACACCGATTGCCATCAGGAGATCATAATATGAGAAATCCAACATACTCAGGATTGTGGTATACTGTCTGAACTCTTTACTCTTAAAGGAGAAGATTGCAAACAGTACAATAATAACCAGTAATACAATAAATCTCTGATCACTTAAAATACTTTTTTTCTTCTTAGTCATGACTTTCCTCCTTAATCGATATTCCGCGTAGCCTTATTCATGATGTGTTCCTGAGTAGCCTCTGAAATATCAATATCTCCTGTTACTCTTCCTTCACACATTACGATAATACGGTCACTCATTCGGAGAACTTCTGTCATTTCAGAAGAGATCATGATAATAGATTTACCTTCTGCAGCCAGTCTGTTCATTAACTTGTAAATTTCATTCTTGGCACCAACGTCGATACCTCTGGTCGGCTCATCGAAAATAAGGATTTCACTGTCTCGTGTCAGCCATTTTGCGATAACGACCTTCTGCTGGTTACCACCGGAAAGATTGACTACCAACTGTTCGCAGCTTGGAGTCTTGGTTGCCAGTTCCCTGACATATTTCTCTGAAACTTCTTTTTCTTTTGACTTATTAATAAAGATACCTCTGGTAAATTCTTCCATGGTTGCCAGCGTAGTATTCTCTGTTACAGATTTCTGTACAACACAACCATATCTTCTTCTGTCTTCTGACAGATAACCAATACCATATTTAACCGCATCCTGAGGGCTGTTGATAGTTACCTCGCGAAGCTGTCCGTCTTTTCCCCTTATGGATATCTTTCCGCTCTGTTTCGGGTCAGCACCAAACAGTGCTCTTGCTGTCTCAGTACGTCCGGCTCCCATCAGTCCTGAGAAACCAAGGATCTCGCCTTTACGAAGTTCAAAGCTTACATCCTGAACCATTTTTCCTGCGTTCAGATGTTCAACTTTAAGAACAACCGGTGCATCCGGTGCAACCATGCTGTGTTCCTTCGGATCTTCATAAATAACACGTCCAACCATCATGTTGATGATATCTTCTTTTGAACTTTCTGCTGTGATCAGTGTTCCTACATAACCACCGTCTCGCATGACGGTTACTCTGTCAGTGATCACCTTAATCTCATCCATACGGTGAGAAATATAAACGATTCCAAGACCTTTCTTACGGAGATCACGGATGATCTCGAATAAATCTGCTATTTCTTTCTCAGTCAGGGCTGCGGAAGGTTCATCGAAGATGATAACTTCTGCCTTATGGGAAATTGCTTTCGCGATCTCACACATCTGCTGTTTTCCGACTGTAAGATTGTTCATCTTTTCTCTTGGATCAATTTCAATGTTCAAATCCTGGAAAAGCTTTTTAGAATCTTCGATCATTTTCTTATCATCGATGCGGAAACCTTTCTTTGGTTCACGTCCGATGAAAATATTCTGAGCTACGGTAAGATCACCTACCATGTTCAGCTCCTGATGCACGATTACAACACCTGCATCCTGTGCTTCTTTTGTGTTATGAAATTCAGTTTCCTGTCCTTTATAGGTAATGGAACCTGAATCTTTCTGATAAATACCGGTAAGAACCTTCATCAATGTAGACTTTCCGGCACCGTTTTCTCCCATAAGAGCATGTACTTCGCCGCGTTTTACTTCGAAATTAACGTGATCCAGAGCATGAACTCCAGGAAAGGACTTATCAATGTCCTTCATAGTTAAAATAACTTCACCCATTGTTACATCCTCCCTTCCGATCAGTTCTTTCTACGTCTTGCTGAAACATCGACATAAACTGCTACGATTACAATGAGTCCTGTGATGATCATCTGCTGTCCTTTGCCAAGGCCGAATGCCATGATACCCTGCTGAAGAAGAGAAATGATAAACACACCGATCACTGTACCACCGATGGAAGCAAGTCCGCCAACCATGGAAGTACCACCCATTACACAACCTGCAATTGCTTCATTGTTATACTGATCGCCGTATCCAGGCTGAACCGTTGTATAAGCACCTACGAAGAACAGTGCTCCGATTCCAACTAAGACACCGCAGATCACATATGCAAGCATCTGCCATTTTCTTGTATTAACACCGCTGAGTCTTACTGCTTCGCTGTTAGAACCAAGGCAAAGGATATAACGTCCCGGTTTGGTGTTATAAAGAATGATTCCGCAGATCACTGCAGCAATGAGGAAGATCACAAGTCCTACCGGGAATCCATTGTAGGAAATGATATTTCTGAACCAGCCGTTTACAGGATCACTGCTCTGCGGCCAGCTTACTGACTGAGTTTTGGTAAATACGGATGCAATACCTTTGGCAATGTTCATGGATGCCATGGAAATGATAAATGCCGGTACTGACATATATGACACCATAAATCCGTTAAAGATACCAAATGCAAGTCCGATCAGTACACAGATCACCATGGCAGCCACACATGGTACATGATAAGAATTCATGCAGTAACCTGAGATCAGTGCACAACAGAACATTACAGGTCCGATGGAGAAATCGATTCCTCCAGTGGCAATTACAAATGTTACTCCAAGTGACAGAAAGCCCAAGAAATATACATAGTTCAAAGTAGATTTAATACTGTCGCTCACCGGGAACTTGCTTCCCAGAACTACTTTAAAAACCACGAACATCAGAATCAGAATACAGACAAGCAGGATTCTGTTCAGGCCGAGCTTTTTCACGATTGGATTTTGTTTCAACTTTTCCAAGTTTTTCACCCTCCTTACGTTTTTTCGTATTTCTCTTTGTTTTCTATATCTTACCTTACCTGCCGGATAATTGTAATGAAATATCTTCCAAAAAAAGGTTAAATATTTCCGGTCTTTCCTTCGGAAATATTTAACCTTTTTCATAATTTCAGTACTGTATTGTGTTGTTGGTTCAACGCTTCAGTCAGTTAAACGGAAAGATCAGCCGTTCAATATCGCTGTCGTACATGTTCTCCGGAGTGACCAGCTCACAGCCGGAATCTATATTTTTCTCCACTGCATCCCCATTGTACATATGAATGGTTTCTTCTACTGCCATATAGCCCATACGAAAAGCCTTCTGAACGATGATCCCTTTGTAGACTCCCATTTCCATCAGGTTAATCGCCTCCTGGGAACAGTCAACGCCTACCACTGCAATCTGATCTTTGGCCTGTGCATCACAGACTGCCCGGCCTACGCCAACTGCGGAATACTCGTTCATTCCTGCGATCAGCTCCAGATCCGGATATTTTTCCATCAGCTCATTGGTCAGCTCATAGGATTTCTCATAGAGAGAATTACAGTAAACCACATCCACGATATTATCTGCATAATCTCCCAGCCCTTCGCGAAATCCCTGTTCACGTTCCACTGCAGTGGAAACGCCCTTTACATGGCTGACAATGGCGATTTTTGAGTCCTTATTTAACAGTGTTCTGGCATATTTCCCCAGCATCCTGCCTGCTTCCACATTATCTGTAGCAACTGTCAGATCCTGAATTTCTTCTTCTGTATAGGAATCAATATATGTAATACGGATTCCCTGATCCTTCGCTTCTTT carries:
- the rhaB gene encoding rhamnulokinase — encoded protein: MAAYYLAVDIGASSGRHILGHMENGKMVLEEIYRFENGMVKKDGELCWEFDRLFKEVVNGLKKCKEIGKIPVSMGVDTWGVDFVLLDKNDQVLGNTVGYRDHRTDGMDEEVYKIISLKDLYARTGIQKAIFNTVYQLMAVKKKHPEYLEQAETLLHVPDYFHFLLTGEKTCEYTEATTGQLVCPTTKDWDYELIDMLGYPKKIFQKLIMPGTSIGHLTEEIKAEVGFDLEVVAPATHDTGSAVLAVPANDDDFIYISSGTWSLMGIERKEADCSEKSCEMNFTNEGGYAGRFRYLKNIMGLWMIQSVRHEFNDAYSFAQICEMAEEAKDFPSRVDANDECFLSPDNMTEEVKDYCRRTGQQVPETLGEIATVIYTSLAECYAKTAKELEEMTGRTYSRIHIVGGGSNAGYLNELTAKATKKEIHAGPGEATAIGNITAQMLKAEEFKTIEEARTTIHESFGIKIYK
- a CDS encoding substrate-binding domain-containing protein → MKAKKVIALVMCAAMVAGMSASSVMAADMPEQFKDLKANEAYDFPMMVKSFQSTYWDAAQEGMKKAADELGVTYKAQGPNSESDIADQVNMINTAIASNPAGLGLAACDTSSVLDALQECADKGIPVVTFDTGVADAPEGSVVCEVCTDNTQAGSVAAENMYNAIKDVVANAEGQVIIGEVNQDATAQNIQQRGGGFIDKMIELLQADGKTVAVKGNEFYVNAAKGADAEEADADVVIQVAVPAQTTVELCSTEAQAILSQENCIAIFGSNQTAAEGVLAANANLNVLGSDPANGDVVGVGFDAGSIIKAAVQDGTFLGAVTQSPLMMGYYAIYALTAAANGQELEDVPTDGYWYDSTNMDDEEIAPNLYD
- a CDS encoding ABC transporter permease; this translates as MTKKKKSILSDQRFIVLLVIIVLFAIFSFKSKEFRQYTTILSMLDFSYYDLLMAIGVTFPLITGGVDLSIGTGMVCYALIAGSLVRNNNLPVALAMLICIVLGVVVGAANGVLIGIMNLPPFLATLCTCMITRGAGSLCSATPWPGLTQDGGWFHSIFKLTIGTGRSASRYPIGFLWMIILVLVMEYVLNHTKFGRYTIAIGSNKEAAALSGINVKFYHVMVYVVCGLFTGLAAIAYAAVTPTVQPGTGAGLEMDAIGGVFVGGVAATGGYGSVVGTLAGIFVIMLLKTGLPYVGLQANWQQIITGVVLIVAVLIDIMKEKKAATK
- a CDS encoding sugar ABC transporter ATP-binding protein, translated to MGEVILTMKDIDKSFPGVHALDHVNFEVKRGEVHALMGENGAGKSTLMKVLTGIYQKDSGSITYKGQETEFHNTKEAQDAGVVIVHQELNMVGDLTVAQNIFIGREPKKGFRIDDKKMIEDSKKLFQDLNIEIDPREKMNNLTVGKQQMCEIAKAISHKAEVIIFDEPSAALTEKEIADLFEIIRDLRKKGLGIVYISHRMDEIKVITDRVTVMRDGGYVGTLITAESSKEDIINMMVGRVIYEDPKEHSMVAPDAPVVLKVEHLNAGKMVQDVSFELRKGEILGFSGLMGAGRTETARALFGADPKQSGKISIRGKDGQLREVTINSPQDAVKYGIGYLSEDRRRYGCVVQKSVTENTTLATMEEFTRGIFINKSKEKEVSEKYVRELATKTPSCEQLVVNLSGGNQQKVVIAKWLTRDSEILIFDEPTRGIDVGAKNEIYKLMNRLAAEGKSIIMISSEMTEVLRMSDRIIVMCEGRVTGDIDISEATQEHIMNKATRNID
- a CDS encoding ABC transporter permease, with amino-acid sequence MEKLKQNPIVKKLGLNRILLVCILILMFVVFKVVLGSKFPVSDSIKSTLNYVYFLGFLSLGVTFVIATGGIDFSIGPVMFCCALISGYCMNSYHVPCVAAMVICVLIGLAFGIFNGFMVSYMSVPAFIISMASMNIAKGIASVFTKTQSVSWPQSSDPVNGWFRNIISYNGFPVGLVIFLIAAVICGIILYNTKPGRYILCLGSNSEAVRLSGVNTRKWQMLAYVICGVLVGIGALFFVGAYTTVQPGYGDQYNNEAIAGCVMGGTSMVGGLASIGGTVIGVFIISLLQQGIMAFGLGKGQQMIITGLIVIVAVYVDVSARRRKN
- a CDS encoding substrate-binding domain-containing protein: MKSHKKEIIIIAVLMAALLVIFTGLLTPEATQTQECSMIYIPKIKDDANDFWTELISGCQMAAEEYNSELEIMAPAKEEDIEEQNQLLREAIEKKPDAILFSPSSMSASDELLKEAKDQGIRITYIDSYTEEEIQDLTVATDNVEAGRMLGKYARTLLNKDSKIAIVSHVKGVSTAVEREQGFREGLGDYADNIVDVVYCNSLYEKSYELTNELMEKYPDLELIAGMNEYSAVGVGRAVCDAQAKDQIAVVGVDCSQEAINLMEMGVYKGIIVQKAFRMGYMAVEETIHMYNGDAVEKNIDSGCELVTPENMYDSDIERLIFPFN